One window from the genome of Ammoniphilus sp. CFH 90114 encodes:
- a CDS encoding NAD kinase has product MEFAVISRGDEVSEAKKEIVTQYLNGQGFNYNQVFPRVVIAIGGDGTVLQAFHTYKHRLESTAFIAYNTGHLGFYSDWDNVESLLEAIVDSSLITVEYPLVQAEVEADGQTVTYQALNDVTIKGVKGSVQIDVRLNNHHFESFKGDGLCISSPSGSTGYNKSLGGAIVHPSLEIIQLSEMASINNRVYRTIGSSLVIPKHHILTLLPKADTYMLSVDHESFPVESIQQLTCSVAKEKIRFLRCRSFPFWNRVKEAFISLNDCEPRGGR; this is encoded by the coding sequence ATGGAGTTTGCAGTCATAAGCAGAGGCGATGAGGTCTCTGAGGCAAAGAAAGAAATAGTCACCCAGTATCTGAATGGCCAAGGCTTTAACTACAACCAAGTTTTTCCAAGGGTTGTCATCGCTATCGGCGGAGATGGGACGGTACTGCAAGCCTTTCATACATATAAGCATCGGTTAGAAAGTACAGCGTTTATTGCTTATAATACGGGGCATTTAGGTTTTTATTCAGATTGGGACAATGTAGAATCCCTCCTAGAAGCCATAGTGGATAGCAGTTTAATTACAGTAGAATATCCACTGGTTCAAGCTGAGGTGGAAGCAGATGGCCAAACCGTAACCTACCAAGCTCTTAATGACGTTACCATTAAAGGGGTTAAAGGCTCCGTTCAAATTGACGTACGATTAAACAATCATCACTTTGAGTCGTTTAAAGGGGATGGTTTATGCATATCAAGCCCTTCAGGCAGTACTGGCTATAACAAAAGCTTAGGTGGGGCGATTGTTCACCCCTCACTTGAGATCATCCAGTTAAGTGAGATGGCATCCATAAATAATCGAGTTTACCGGACCATTGGTTCCTCCCTGGTAATTCCGAAGCATCATATCCTTACGTTGTTACCAAAAGCTGACACATACATGCTCTCTGTCGATCATGAGTCGTTCCCAGTGGAATCGATTCAACAGCTTACCTGTTCGGTTGCTAAAGAGAAGATTCGTTTTCTTCGGTGTCGTTCTTTCCCTTTTTGGAATCGAGTTAAAGAGGCATTCATCTCATTAAATGACTGCGAACCAAGAGGTGGAAGATAG
- the ppdK gene encoding pyruvate, phosphate dikinase, with amino-acid sequence MNDKHVYLFSEGNASMSDLLGRKGANLAEMYGLGLPVPFGFTVTTEACRMYYKDGKKINSLIEKQMDEALIKIEEITGKEFGHAKDPLLVSVRSGSPISMPGMMDTILNLGLNDTTVEGLAQKTGNPRFAFDSYRRFIQMFSDIVLQIDHYQFEIELEQLKAKAKVKRDADLSAAHLYELVRIYKKIIKKEIKDEFPQDPKIQLMLAIGAVFESWNNQRAVLYRRINRIEKDYGTAVNIQSMVFGNMGDDSGTGVAFTRNPNHGENEIFGEFLLNAQGEDVVAGIRTPEPLSELKRYIPEAYHQFKMLARNLETHYRAVQDIEFTIEQGKLFLLQTRNAKVTPQASIKIAVDMAQEEFITQEEALLRIEPHSLIPLLHETLDMDVEVEVLAHGLPASPGAAAGIIVFDSEEAERLQRTGHEVILVRRETSPDDIHGMVASVGILTSHGGMTSHAAVVARDMSKPCIVGCESMQLNESRQEVTFGQITLKAGDTITLDGSTGRVILGRAPLVAPTLSQELTTLLYWAKRKKTMGVLGSVNTPKEAIQAKSLGAEGIGLCRTEFMFMDPVRVPTVQEMILSQNKWERKKALDKLLPMQKSDFLEMFRIMEGKDVIIRLLDPPLHEFLPSAETLSIEIERAKLHKNFEEVQEKEMLLRRVKALHELNPSFGHRGCRIGITYPEIYEMQVTAIAEAALELKQEGIRVQPLIIVPLVSHANEMKIVREQVEETLNHIFGVYKERINIPVGCFMELPRACITAGQIVKYADFIIFGCNDLTQTTYGFSRDDAEGKYLAYYVDHKILPENPFLVLDQEGVGGLIRFGTENGRRNNPNLRVGVCGVPSSEKKSVRFFHQLGLDYLSCVPHLVPVGIVSAAQAAIRQEQAKA; translated from the coding sequence ATGAATGACAAGCATGTGTACCTATTCTCCGAGGGAAATGCAAGCATGAGTGACCTCTTAGGCAGAAAAGGAGCCAATTTGGCTGAGATGTATGGTTTAGGACTTCCAGTCCCTTTTGGCTTTACTGTAACAACTGAAGCTTGCCGCATGTACTATAAGGATGGAAAAAAGATCAACTCTCTTATTGAAAAACAAATGGATGAAGCATTGATTAAAATAGAAGAAATAACTGGCAAGGAATTTGGACATGCTAAAGATCCCCTTCTTGTCTCTGTTCGATCGGGTTCCCCCATCTCCATGCCTGGTATGATGGATACCATTTTAAACTTAGGCTTGAATGACACTACCGTTGAGGGCCTTGCCCAAAAAACAGGTAATCCCCGTTTTGCTTTTGATTCCTATCGCCGCTTTATTCAAATGTTCAGTGATATCGTATTACAAATCGATCATTATCAATTTGAAATAGAACTTGAACAGTTGAAAGCGAAAGCCAAAGTAAAAAGAGATGCAGATCTTTCTGCTGCTCATCTTTATGAGCTAGTTCGAATATATAAAAAGATTATAAAAAAGGAAATCAAAGATGAGTTTCCACAAGACCCTAAGATTCAGCTTATGTTAGCAATAGGTGCGGTTTTTGAATCTTGGAACAATCAAAGAGCGGTACTGTACAGAAGAATTAACCGGATCGAGAAGGACTATGGAACCGCTGTAAATATTCAATCTATGGTCTTCGGTAATATGGGAGACGACTCTGGTACTGGCGTTGCCTTTACACGTAACCCCAATCATGGTGAGAACGAAATATTCGGTGAGTTCTTGCTCAATGCTCAAGGCGAAGATGTTGTTGCTGGGATTCGCACTCCAGAACCTCTGTCTGAATTAAAACGTTATATTCCAGAAGCATACCACCAATTTAAAATGTTAGCACGCAATTTAGAAACCCACTACCGAGCGGTACAGGATATTGAATTTACCATCGAACAAGGTAAACTTTTTTTACTCCAGACTCGTAATGCCAAAGTCACTCCACAAGCAAGCATAAAAATTGCTGTCGACATGGCTCAAGAGGAGTTCATTACCCAAGAGGAGGCTCTCTTGCGTATTGAACCACATTCTCTTATTCCTCTGCTTCACGAAACATTGGACATGGATGTCGAAGTGGAAGTTTTAGCCCATGGCCTACCCGCAAGTCCAGGTGCAGCTGCTGGTATTATCGTGTTTGATTCAGAAGAAGCTGAGCGTCTCCAGCGCACAGGGCACGAGGTTATCTTGGTGCGAAGGGAAACTAGTCCAGACGACATTCATGGGATGGTGGCGAGTGTTGGTATCTTAACCAGCCACGGTGGAATGACCAGCCATGCTGCCGTTGTAGCTCGCGACATGAGCAAGCCTTGTATTGTCGGCTGCGAATCCATGCAACTTAATGAGTCTAGGCAAGAAGTGACCTTCGGTCAAATTACACTTAAGGCAGGGGATACGATCACACTAGATGGTTCGACAGGTAGAGTGATCCTTGGTAGAGCTCCCCTTGTCGCTCCTACACTTAGCCAAGAACTAACTACGCTTCTTTATTGGGCTAAGAGAAAGAAAACAATGGGCGTCCTAGGGAGCGTGAATACCCCTAAAGAAGCTATTCAAGCGAAATCATTAGGTGCCGAAGGTATCGGTCTGTGCCGTACGGAATTTATGTTTATGGATCCTGTTCGCGTTCCTACCGTTCAAGAAATGATTCTTTCACAAAATAAATGGGAGAGAAAAAAAGCACTGGACAAGTTGCTTCCGATGCAAAAAAGTGATTTTCTTGAGATGTTTCGTATTATGGAAGGCAAAGACGTTATTATCCGTCTATTAGACCCACCTCTTCATGAATTTTTACCTAGTGCAGAAACCTTATCCATTGAGATTGAGCGTGCAAAGCTCCACAAAAATTTCGAAGAAGTCCAAGAGAAAGAAATGTTACTCCGCCGAGTAAAAGCTTTGCATGAACTAAATCCATCCTTCGGTCACCGTGGATGCCGAATTGGGATTACCTACCCGGAAATTTATGAAATGCAAGTGACAGCGATAGCAGAAGCGGCACTGGAGCTAAAACAGGAGGGAATTCGAGTTCAACCCCTTATCATCGTTCCCCTTGTCAGCCATGCCAATGAAATGAAGATCGTTCGGGAACAAGTGGAGGAGACTCTCAATCACATATTCGGAGTATATAAAGAGAGGATAAACATTCCAGTTGGATGCTTCATGGAGCTTCCTCGAGCTTGCATTACAGCAGGTCAGATTGTTAAATATGCCGACTTTATCATATTCGGTTGTAATGACCTGACTCAGACTACCTATGGCTTTAGTCGTGATGATGCGGAAGGCAAGTATCTTGCTTATTACGTAGACCATAAGATACTGCCAGAGAATCCTTTCCTTGTCTTAGACCAAGAGGGTGTTGGAGGATTAATACGCTTTGGGACAGAGAACGGAAGAAGGAATAATCCAAACCTACGCGTGGGCGTCTGTGGCGTCCCAAGCAGCGAGAAGAAATCCGTTCGATTCTTTCACCAATTAGGCTTAGATTATCTATCTTGCGTCCCTCATCTCGTCCCCGTTGGCATTGTATCTGCTGCACAAGCAGCCATTCGACAAGAGCAAGCTAAGGCATAA
- a CDS encoding HTH domain-containing protein — translation MNPNERMVTRIKSIYYYLKKKGNDVHSTELAEEFGYTTRTIQRDLKTLEYNNLIKNTGKGKWVVI, via the coding sequence TTGAATCCAAATGAACGAATGGTAACCCGTATCAAATCCATCTACTACTATCTGAAAAAGAAAGGGAATGATGTACATTCGACGGAGTTGGCCGAAGAGTTTGGATATACTACACGTACCATTCAGAGAGATCTAAAAACGCTAGAATACAATAACCTAATTAAGAATACAGGAAAAGGAAAGTGGGTCGTTATCTAA
- the speD gene encoding adenosylmethionine decarboxylase, whose protein sequence is MEYSTFGRHVAIDTWGVDFDLLNNAGLLQHHMVEAAEACGATVLSVQSKQFDPQGATVLVLLSESHISIHTYPERGFAALDCYTCGDTVDPEVAIEYLVKILNPEKTYARKIIRGVGEMEVVIPDLVKESVPVIK, encoded by the coding sequence ATGGAATACTCAACTTTCGGAAGACATGTTGCAATTGATACTTGGGGTGTAGACTTTGATTTATTGAACAATGCAGGACTACTTCAACATCATATGGTAGAAGCTGCTGAGGCTTGTGGTGCTACGGTGTTATCCGTACAATCCAAGCAATTTGATCCACAAGGGGCTACAGTTCTGGTTCTTTTGTCTGAGAGTCATATCTCAATTCACACTTACCCTGAGAGAGGGTTCGCTGCACTTGACTGTTATACTTGCGGTGATACTGTAGATCCTGAAGTTGCTATTGAATATTTGGTTAAGATCCTTAATCCGGAGAAGACTTACGCACGCAAGATCATCCGTGGTGTTGGTGAGATGGAAGTCGTAATACCAGATCTAGTGAAGGAATCTGTACCCGTTATAAAGTAA
- a CDS encoding GNAT family N-acetyltransferase — translation MIPSHYSPYKWEKYSIQHLPNILYHQKELYSLNFKKMNFDDQFYQNITQWYVDGTKKQDCHSNLLYDSNGSLMGFYLFQKNESTAYLMQMFVEEKYRGQGYGHLLLNHYEEMGKELGAISSFLHASSINIQAVRFYQRNHYLIIDHETDEDNSPRYLMFKNMRKNHLR, via the coding sequence ATGATTCCGTCACATTACTCCCCCTATAAGTGGGAAAAGTACTCAATCCAACATCTTCCAAACATTCTCTATCATCAAAAAGAGCTATACTCCCTTAACTTTAAGAAGATGAACTTTGATGATCAGTTTTACCAAAATATTACGCAATGGTATGTAGATGGTACGAAGAAGCAAGATTGTCATTCTAATCTCCTATACGATTCTAATGGGAGTTTAATGGGGTTTTATTTATTTCAGAAAAATGAATCCACGGCCTACCTCATGCAGATGTTTGTTGAAGAGAAGTATAGAGGACAAGGATACGGTCATTTGTTATTAAACCACTATGAAGAAATGGGGAAGGAATTAGGAGCTATATCCTCTTTTCTTCATGCAAGCAGCATAAATATTCAAGCTGTGCGTTTTTATCAACGAAATCATTATCTTATCATTGATCATGAGACGGATGAAGATAACAGCCCACGCTATCTTATGTTCAAGAACATGAGAAAAAATCATCTAAGGTAA